A window of the Halococcus agarilyticus genome harbors these coding sequences:
- a CDS encoding DUF5305 family protein codes for MMPGALKARLIVAEYGWPVVAVLALVGVCCLAGAGWVVATPPTEEYTARTDEQTFASEVHTSALVANGSSLWQQRDRIEDAPVYVLSAAPDLTLTQTLDVPDDRPVDVTRTITLEYRAQRDGRTFWRTHQTPVESTRTIVDGEATNDTTLNVTRIRNRRDEIEATLGDAGTIQPTLAINVTYETANYSGVLDASAPLRIESNTYTIAGSLDANRTRTTPVTRTRTGSADPLVYGPLGLLGLGSLAIAAVAGTWLRRGIDATVVRRRIHEQRYAEWLSAGTIPEPSGGSVVWMDSLEDLVDVAIDIEKRAIHDRSRGRYAVLDGDVRYCYAPKTAETDTTDDS; via the coding sequence ATGATGCCGGGCGCGCTGAAGGCGAGGCTGATCGTCGCCGAGTACGGCTGGCCGGTCGTGGCCGTGCTGGCGCTCGTGGGCGTGTGCTGTCTCGCGGGGGCCGGCTGGGTGGTCGCCACACCGCCCACCGAGGAGTACACCGCTCGGACCGACGAGCAGACGTTCGCCTCCGAGGTGCACACGAGCGCCCTCGTGGCCAACGGGAGCTCGCTGTGGCAACAGCGAGACCGCATCGAGGACGCGCCGGTGTACGTGCTCTCGGCGGCCCCCGATCTCACCCTCACACAGACGCTCGACGTGCCCGACGATCGGCCGGTCGACGTGACCCGGACGATCACCCTGGAGTACCGCGCTCAGCGAGATGGCCGGACGTTCTGGCGCACCCATCAGACCCCGGTCGAGAGCACTCGGACCATCGTCGACGGTGAGGCCACGAACGACACGACACTGAACGTGACCCGGATCCGGAATCGGCGTGACGAGATCGAGGCTACCCTCGGCGACGCCGGCACGATCCAGCCCACCCTCGCCATCAACGTCACCTACGAGACCGCGAACTACTCCGGCGTGCTCGACGCGTCCGCACCGCTGCGGATCGAGTCGAACACCTACACCATCGCGGGGAGCCTCGACGCGAACCGGACCCGGACGACGCCCGTCACGCGGACCCGGACGGGATCGGCCGATCCGCTCGTGTACGGTCCGCTGGGCCTGCTGGGTCTCGGATCGCTCGCAATCGCGGCGGTCGCCGGAACGTGGCTCCGGCGCGGCATCGACGCGACGGTGGTCCGCCGGCGGATCCACGAGCAGCGCTACGCCGAGTGGCTCTCGGCGGGGACGATCCCGGAACCGTCGGGCGGGTCCGTCGTGTGGATGGACTCGCTGGAGGACCTCGTGGACGTGGCGATCGACATCGAAAAACGCGCGATCCACGACCGCTCGCGCGGCCGCTACGCGGTGCTCGACGGCGATGTCCGCTACTGCTACGCGCCGAAGACGGCCGAAACGGACACGACCGACGACTCCTGA
- a CDS encoding malectin domain-containing carbohydrate-binding protein, with product MSSISRGSGNRRWRIYLLVAVLALTAPLMVAMATDAFSTATLSRDANADVVTDSEGPLGVTVSRPATGTTSDYLGLENQFGGDVSITVALDSGSPGDLVVGGQNVGGSASVSLAAGSAQQVHLAVTCDDALVGQPASATIEVSGSGASATLNRSATIESGCTPDSGGGGGETVFAVNAGGGNYTAGDGTVYRADTAYTGGASGVKEGESIGGTTDDPLYRSERKGDFEYDVSLPDGEYEVTFMFAEIYWGGDGNGGGTGSRVFDVSAEGSQVITQLDVHGRVGHDTALNLTRTVTVTDGRLDLGFTPSADKATLGAIRVDEVEQPTSGETVFAVNAGGGNYTTDAGTVYRADTGFSGGASGVKEGESIDGTTDDPLYRSERKGDFEYDVSLPDGEYEVTFKFAEIYWGGDGNGGGTGSRVFDVTAEGSQVIDALDVYRRAGHDTALDLTRTVTVTDGRLDLGFTPSADKATLGAIRVRNASGGSTTATTAGSTTESPSGQQPYGGTARTLPGRVQAEDFDTGGEGVSYHDTTPGEEDDTAGEYRSSDVDIEAGSGGHVVGSIETDEWLEYTVDVSADTSCRIAARVSSVGGGSFAVSVDGIQVAKKRFSGTGSYGTYRTIRTKKVSLSAGRHVIRITADKSTYELDWIEC from the coding sequence GTGAGTTCGATCTCGCGTGGGTCGGGCAACCGACGGTGGCGGATCTACCTGCTGGTGGCCGTGCTCGCGCTGACCGCACCGCTGATGGTCGCCATGGCCACCGACGCGTTCTCGACGGCGACCCTCTCACGGGACGCCAACGCCGACGTGGTGACGGACTCCGAGGGACCACTCGGCGTGACCGTCTCCCGACCCGCGACCGGCACGACGAGTGACTATCTGGGACTCGAAAACCAGTTCGGCGGCGACGTCTCGATCACGGTGGCGCTGGATTCGGGTTCGCCCGGTGATCTCGTCGTCGGTGGACAGAACGTCGGCGGCTCGGCGTCCGTCTCGCTCGCTGCGGGTAGCGCCCAGCAAGTCCATCTCGCGGTGACCTGCGACGACGCGCTCGTGGGCCAGCCGGCCTCGGCGACCATCGAGGTGTCGGGATCGGGGGCCTCGGCCACGCTGAACAGGAGCGCCACCATCGAATCGGGCTGTACACCGGACAGCGGTGGTGGCGGTGGCGAGACCGTCTTCGCGGTCAATGCCGGCGGCGGGAACTACACCGCAGGGGATGGAACAGTTTACCGAGCCGACACCGCCTATACTGGCGGAGCGTCGGGTGTGAAAGAGGGCGAGTCGATCGGCGGGACGACCGACGATCCGCTGTATCGATCGGAGCGCAAAGGGGACTTCGAGTACGACGTCTCGCTGCCGGACGGCGAGTACGAAGTCACGTTCATGTTCGCCGAGATCTACTGGGGCGGAGATGGAAACGGTGGCGGCACGGGATCACGCGTGTTCGACGTCAGCGCCGAAGGCTCGCAGGTCATCACCCAGTTGGACGTCCACGGTCGCGTTGGCCACGACACGGCGCTGAACCTCACGCGGACGGTCACGGTAACCGACGGCCGACTGGACCTCGGGTTCACCCCATCGGCCGACAAGGCCACGCTCGGGGCGATCCGTGTCGACGAGGTCGAACAGCCGACGAGCGGCGAGACGGTGTTCGCGGTCAACGCCGGCGGCGGGAACTACACCACCGATGCCGGGACCGTCTATCGAGCCGACACCGGTTTCAGTGGTGGTGCGTCGGGCGTGAAGGAAGGCGAGTCGATCGACGGGACGACCGACGACCCGCTGTACCGATCGGAGCGCAAGGGTGACTTCGAGTACGACGTCTCGCTGCCGGACGGCGAGTACGAGGTCACGTTCAAGTTCGCCGAGATCTACTGGGGCGGGGATGGAAACGGTGGCGGCACGGGGTCGCGCGTGTTCGACGTCACCGCCGAAGGATCGCAGGTGATCGACGCGTTGGACGTCTATCGCCGAGCGGGTCACGATACGGCACTCGACCTCACACGGACGGTCACGGTGACCGACGGCCGACTGGATCTCGGGTTCACCCCATCGGCCGACAAGGCCACGCTCGGAGCGATCCGCGTCCGAAACGCCAGCGGTGGATCGACCACGGCGACCACGGCGGGTTCGACGACCGAGAGTCCGTCCGGTCAGCAGCCCTACGGCGGGACCGCTCGTACGCTGCCCGGCCGGGTCCAGGCCGAGGACTTCGATACCGGCGGCGAGGGCGTCTCGTATCACGACACCACGCCGGGTGAGGAAGACGATACCGCCGGCGAGTACCGCTCCTCGGACGTGGATATCGAGGCCGGTTCGGGCGGCCACGTCGTCGGATCCATCGAAACCGACGAGTGGCTGGAGTACACGGTCGACGTCTCCGCCGACACGTCCTGTCGGATCGCCGCACGGGTGTCGTCGGTCGGTGGGGGATCGTTCGCCGTCTCGGTCGACGGAATCCAGGTCGCGAAGAAACGTTTCAGCGGGACGGGGAGCTACGGCACCTACAGAACGATCCGCACGAAGAAGGTCTCACTGTCGGCGGGTCGGCACGTGATTCGGATCACCGCCGATAAGAGCACGTACGAACTCGACTGGATCGAATGTTGA
- a CDS encoding M20 family metallopeptidase has product MAAVTDLTRDLVAIPSHEDETDAGDFIEAWLREETDADVTRDEVGNVIARRNTDADANESLALVGHHDVVPPDDTQATGGEYVVEERDGRLYGRGAADMKGAVAAAMLTFRDSDPSVELVFASFAGEEIGGEGARHAIDEGFAPDYAIVGEGTTGYSSSETTDVAVAHKGRRASTITARGTAAHASEPGAGENAVYTACEAVETVRAIDAPATEVFGERVTGSVVVTEIDGGSAWNVIPESCSITVDERTVPGERAPLTTVESVDVEWTVDQDLPPMACDDEAFAEAVRAAAAAVQEGEPELVTKPHATDAGWLAETGVTCVICGPAEPGEAHTKDESVSLDVLDRCYELYRMMAESQ; this is encoded by the coding sequence ATGGCCGCCGTCACGGATCTCACTCGCGACCTCGTTGCGATCCCGAGTCACGAGGACGAGACCGATGCAGGTGACTTCATCGAGGCCTGGCTCCGGGAGGAGACCGACGCCGACGTGACCCGCGATGAGGTCGGGAACGTCATCGCTCGTCGAAACACGGACGCCGACGCGAACGAATCGCTCGCGCTCGTCGGTCATCACGACGTCGTGCCGCCCGACGACACCCAGGCGACAGGGGGCGAGTACGTCGTCGAGGAGCGCGACGGTCGGCTGTACGGCCGGGGTGCGGCGGACATGAAGGGCGCGGTCGCGGCCGCGATGTTGACCTTTCGCGACAGTGATCCATCGGTAGAACTCGTTTTCGCGAGTTTCGCCGGCGAAGAGATCGGTGGCGAGGGCGCACGCCATGCCATCGACGAGGGGTTCGCGCCCGACTACGCGATCGTCGGCGAGGGAACGACGGGCTACTCTTCCTCCGAAACGACGGATGTCGCGGTGGCGCACAAGGGTCGACGGGCGAGCACGATCACCGCCCGCGGAACGGCGGCCCACGCGAGCGAACCCGGGGCCGGTGAGAACGCCGTCTACACCGCGTGCGAGGCGGTCGAGACGGTTCGCGCGATCGACGCACCCGCTACCGAGGTGTTCGGCGAGCGGGTGACAGGGAGCGTCGTCGTGACCGAGATCGACGGCGGCTCGGCGTGGAACGTGATTCCGGAGTCGTGTTCGATCACCGTGGACGAGCGGACGGTGCCGGGCGAGCGCGCTCCGTTGACGACGGTCGAGAGCGTGGATGTCGAGTGGACGGTCGATCAGGACCTCCCGCCGATGGCCTGTGACGACGAGGCGTTCGCCGAGGCGGTGCGAGCGGCCGCCGCCGCTGTCCAAGAGGGCGAGCCCGAACTCGTCACGAAACCCCACGCGACCGACGCGGGCTGGCTCGCCGAGACGGGCGTGACCTGCGTGATCTGCGGCCCTGCCGAACCGGGCGAGGCCCACACCAAAGACGAGAGTGTATCGCTCGACGTTCTCGATCGATGTTACGAACTCTATCGCATGATGGCCGAATCGCAGTAG
- a CDS encoding signal peptidase I, protein MLKRIALVAVVVALVLVVAPASSPVQVAYVTSGSMEPTIGVGDGFLLVPAGNVDSGDIITFQSAEQGRVTHRVVEQIDTGFITQGDANPSTDQAGGTPPIRQSRIIGEAFSVGGEPVVIPNLGAAVAFLRTNRLAVLVAGFALAAVGLVRGSDRPDRGVLRVGDVLMPLFVGAALLTVVLIALSSHTAGLDYVATDTPTGSPRTLPVGEPTTQNITVNARTGPFTHTFIDADGMTITNRTAENESVVLGVEIPPPESLGPIETTVSVRSYPLTLPYGVVARLHAAHPIAAMFGSVLAALGPLFVLYTLLYDGRTPLRFAPTRRRAGPGSWFEDGGERE, encoded by the coding sequence ATGCTCAAGCGGATCGCGCTCGTGGCGGTGGTAGTGGCCCTCGTGCTCGTCGTCGCCCCGGCTTCGTCGCCGGTCCAGGTGGCCTACGTCACCTCGGGGAGCATGGAACCAACCATCGGCGTGGGCGACGGGTTTCTCCTCGTTCCGGCCGGCAATGTCGATTCGGGTGATATCATCACCTTCCAGAGCGCGGAGCAGGGCCGGGTGACCCACCGCGTCGTGGAGCAGATCGACACCGGATTCATCACGCAGGGTGACGCCAACCCCTCCACCGATCAGGCGGGCGGCACCCCACCGATACGACAGTCGCGGATCATCGGCGAGGCGTTCTCGGTCGGCGGCGAGCCGGTCGTGATCCCGAACCTCGGCGCGGCGGTGGCGTTCCTCCGCACGAACCGGCTCGCGGTGCTCGTTGCGGGCTTCGCCCTCGCAGCGGTGGGCTTGGTGCGTGGCTCCGACCGCCCCGATCGGGGCGTGCTCCGGGTTGGCGACGTACTGATGCCGCTGTTCGTCGGGGCCGCGCTGCTCACCGTCGTGTTGATCGCGCTGAGCAGCCACACCGCCGGCCTGGACTACGTCGCCACCGACACGCCGACCGGTTCGCCACGAACCCTCCCCGTGGGCGAGCCCACGACACAGAACATCACGGTGAACGCCCGGACCGGGCCGTTCACTCACACGTTCATCGATGCAGACGGAATGACCATCACGAACCGAACCGCCGAAAACGAATCGGTAGTGTTGGGCGTCGAGATCCCACCACCCGAGAGCCTCGGCCCCATCGAGACCACCGTGAGCGTGCGTTCCTACCCGCTGACGTTGCCCTACGGCGTGGTCGCGCGTCTGCACGCGGCCCACCCGATCGCGGCGATGTTCGGGTCGGTGCTGGCTGCGCTCGGGCCGCTGTTCGTGCTCTACACCCTGCTCTACGACGGACGGACGCCGCTGCGGTTCGCGCCGACGCGTCGTCGGGCCGGTCCCGGATCGTGGTTCGAGGATGGGGGTGAGCGCGAGTGA
- a CDS encoding carboxypeptidase M32, which produces MASDATADAYDELLERYERISNIQSAAGVLSWDQEVMMPDGGTPARSAQRSALSATSHELLVEDETEAALKEAESADLGGKEAAVVREIRRQYDRAARVPTDLVAEISQTTSEALPVWKEAKAEDDFETFAPILEDLLDLKREYADHIDSSRPPYEVLFEDYEPYLGLDTAETILDRLREELVPLIDDVGESDVELARPFEGTFDADAQEALARDALDTLGYDWDRGRLDTAPHPFSTGTQFDARVTTRFDEEDPLGALMSTVHEFGHATYTLGLPDEEYGTPLGESRNLSVHESQSRLWENHVGRSQPFWSLFLPKVTERFAGLDDVTARDAYEAANRVYDDNLIRVEADELTYHMHIVLRFEIERALIEGDLDVREVPDVWNDKMDEYLGIRPDTDAEGCLQDIHWSHGSFGYFPTYSLGSVLAAQLYASADEAIDDLDGDIEAGEFDALHDWLTANVHSHGQRYTTPDLIEEATGEAFTADYFLDHATEKYGALYDL; this is translated from the coding sequence ATGGCATCCGACGCCACGGCCGACGCCTACGACGAGCTCCTCGAACGCTACGAGCGGATCAGCAACATCCAGAGCGCGGCGGGCGTGTTGAGCTGGGATCAGGAAGTCATGATGCCCGACGGCGGCACGCCGGCGCGCTCGGCCCAGCGCTCGGCGCTGTCGGCGACGAGCCACGAACTCCTCGTCGAGGACGAAACCGAGGCCGCACTCAAGGAAGCCGAGAGCGCGGATCTCGGTGGGAAGGAGGCCGCCGTCGTCCGGGAGATCCGCCGCCAGTACGATCGCGCGGCGCGCGTTCCGACGGATCTCGTCGCGGAGATCTCACAGACCACAAGCGAGGCGCTCCCGGTCTGGAAGGAGGCGAAAGCCGAGGACGACTTCGAGACGTTCGCGCCGATCCTCGAGGACCTGCTCGATCTCAAACGGGAGTACGCCGACCACATCGATTCGAGCCGACCACCGTATGAAGTCCTCTTCGAGGATTACGAACCCTATCTCGGGCTCGACACCGCCGAGACGATCCTCGACCGACTGCGCGAGGAGCTCGTTCCGCTGATCGACGACGTGGGCGAAAGCGACGTCGAACTCGCTCGTCCATTTGAAGGAACGTTCGACGCCGATGCCCAGGAGGCGCTCGCACGCGACGCGCTCGACACGCTCGGCTACGACTGGGACAGGGGCCGACTCGACACCGCGCCGCACCCCTTCTCGACCGGCACGCAGTTCGACGCGCGCGTGACGACGCGCTTCGACGAGGAGGACCCGCTCGGCGCGCTGATGAGCACGGTCCACGAGTTCGGCCACGCGACCTACACCCTCGGGCTGCCCGACGAGGAGTACGGAACTCCGCTGGGTGAGAGTCGCAATCTCTCGGTTCACGAGTCCCAGTCACGGCTCTGGGAGAATCACGTGGGGCGGTCGCAGCCGTTCTGGTCGCTGTTCCTGCCGAAAGTCACGGAGCGCTTTGCGGGGCTCGACGACGTCACCGCGCGTGACGCCTACGAGGCCGCGAACCGGGTGTACGACGACAATCTCATCAGAGTCGAGGCGGACGAGCTGACCTACCACATGCACATCGTGCTCCGGTTCGAGATCGAGCGCGCGCTGATCGAGGGCGATCTCGACGTGCGCGAGGTGCCCGACGTCTGGAACGACAAGATGGACGAGTATCTCGGAATTCGTCCCGACACCGATGCGGAGGGCTGTCTTCAGGACATCCACTGGTCGCACGGTTCGTTCGGGTACTTCCCCACCTACTCGCTCGGCAGTGTACTCGCGGCCCAACTGTACGCGAGCGCCGACGAGGCCATCGACGACCTCGACGGCGACATCGAGGCCGGCGAGTTCGACGCGCTCCACGACTGGCTCACCGCAAACGTCCACAGTCACGGCCAGCGTTACACCACGCCCGACCTGATCGAGGAGGCCACCGGCGAGGCGTTCACCGCCGACTACTTCCTCGATCACGCCACGGAGAAGTACGGCGCGCTGTACGACCTGTGA
- a CDS encoding UvrD-helicase domain-containing protein — protein sequence MSTDSHVTRLFGGPGSGKTTALLDRVEDILDEPGVTVDDVLVVSYTRAAAAEIRERLAERLDVSPRSLKGNVCTMHAKAYELLDLSRGDVVGESDKREFCEEYGIEFEDEYEGSRRRTARSTTIGNKTIATSQWLQRTTRDVADWYDVPFQWNDEEVRLPPEIDDNAQQGNKYTPTWPSDDDRIDIPEAIRAWRTYKGEQGLTGFADMLERVHQRSLVPSVEYLVIDEFQDITTLQHEVYEAWKPHVERALIAGDDDQVVYAWQGADPQLLLDEVGEDVILDNSYRLPSRVLNVVNREVRHIEQRQEKNLRPRTEGGSVETVRSPSMLDLVRNVRATVENTDETLMVLFRARYQLFRFMDEFIDDGIPFQALTDQRMWTDRLTDYIGAIERVDEGEPITGLEARRLADMLADTAFGTNHRDALYEALDDEQEAAGVEDVADLTIDPGLIDEHVPFMPGPASADDMLRKVSQFQKQSVAAYFDGEYQDVDRDRVRVGTIHSAKGREADHVFVATDLTEKVVEQMAASVDDPDAVPGDEPFSKNTDPVPMLTDNERRVFYVGMSRARERLVLLEDLVGGAPTLPVDVLLDNQPSGITVEDVLSETEAPAAD from the coding sequence ATGTCTACCGACTCGCACGTGACCCGGCTGTTCGGCGGCCCGGGGAGCGGGAAGACCACGGCGCTGCTCGACCGCGTCGAGGACATCCTCGACGAGCCAGGCGTCACGGTCGACGACGTGCTCGTGGTATCGTACACGAGGGCGGCGGCCGCCGAGATCAGGGAGCGCCTCGCCGAGCGCCTCGACGTCAGCCCGCGCTCGCTCAAGGGTAACGTCTGTACGATGCACGCGAAGGCGTACGAGCTCCTCGACCTCTCGCGCGGCGACGTCGTGGGCGAGTCCGACAAGCGCGAGTTCTGTGAGGAGTACGGCATCGAGTTCGAGGACGAGTACGAGGGGTCGCGCCGCCGGACCGCGCGCTCGACCACCATCGGCAACAAGACCATCGCCACGAGCCAGTGGCTCCAGCGCACCACCCGGGACGTCGCCGACTGGTACGACGTTCCCTTCCAGTGGAACGACGAGGAGGTGCGCCTCCCACCCGAGATCGACGACAACGCCCAGCAGGGCAACAAGTACACCCCGACGTGGCCGAGCGACGACGACCGGATCGACATCCCGGAGGCGATCCGGGCGTGGCGCACCTACAAGGGCGAGCAGGGATTGACCGGGTTCGCGGACATGCTCGAACGCGTTCACCAGCGCTCGCTCGTCCCCTCGGTCGAGTACCTCGTGATCGACGAGTTCCAGGACATCACCACGCTCCAACACGAGGTGTACGAGGCGTGGAAACCCCACGTCGAGCGCGCGCTGATCGCGGGCGACGACGACCAGGTGGTGTACGCGTGGCAGGGCGCGGACCCGCAGCTCCTGCTCGACGAGGTGGGCGAGGACGTGATCCTCGACAACTCCTACCGGCTGCCGTCGCGCGTGTTGAACGTCGTGAACCGCGAGGTCCGCCACATCGAGCAGCGCCAGGAGAAGAACCTCCGGCCCCGAACCGAGGGCGGATCGGTCGAAACCGTCAGAAGCCCGTCGATGCTCGATCTCGTGCGGAACGTCCGGGCGACGGTCGAGAACACCGACGAGACCCTGATGGTGCTGTTTCGGGCGCGCTACCAGCTGTTCCGGTTCATGGACGAGTTCATCGACGACGGCATCCCGTTTCAGGCGCTCACCGACCAGCGGATGTGGACCGACCGGCTGACCGACTACATCGGCGCGATCGAGCGGGTCGACGAGGGCGAACCCATCACGGGGCTCGAAGCCCGCCGGCTCGCCGACATGCTCGCCGACACCGCGTTCGGAACCAACCACCGCGACGCCCTCTACGAGGCGCTCGACGACGAGCAGGAGGCGGCGGGCGTCGAGGACGTCGCCGATCTCACGATCGATCCCGGACTGATCGACGAGCACGTCCCGTTCATGCCCGGCCCGGCGTCGGCCGACGACATGCTCCGAAAGGTCTCGCAGTTCCAGAAGCAGTCGGTCGCGGCGTACTTCGACGGCGAGTATCAGGACGTCGACCGCGATCGCGTTCGTGTGGGGACCATCCACTCCGCGAAGGGCCGCGAGGCCGATCACGTGTTCGTCGCGACCGACCTCACCGAGAAGGTGGTCGAGCAGATGGCGGCCTCGGTCGACGATCCGGACGCCGTGCCGGGCGACGAGCCGTTCAGCAAGAACACCGATCCGGTGCCGATGCTGACCGACAACGAGCGCCGGGTGTTCTACGTCGGGATGAGCCGCGCGCGCGAGCGCCTCGTCCTCCTCGAAGACCTCGTCGGCGGCGCACCGACGCTCCCGGTCGACGTGTTGCTCGACAACCAGCCCTCGGGAATCACCGTCGAGGACGTGCTCAGCGAGACCGAGGCCCCCGCCGCGGATTAG
- a CDS encoding riboflavin synthase, whose protein sequence is MFTGIVETTGDVREVTDEEGGRRVRIGAALDGLAHGQSIAIDGTCLTVEEHDEGWFELFCSTETLDRTTLSTIEAGDAVNVERALPADGRFDGHFVQGHVDATAELRSVERIDDDWEFAFSLPEPVARYVVEKGSITVDGISLTVADLRPDSFSVAVIPATYELTTLSEKTPGDPVNLEVDVIAKYVERLTEGYR, encoded by the coding sequence ATGTTCACCGGCATCGTCGAGACCACGGGCGACGTTCGGGAGGTCACCGACGAGGAGGGGGGTCGACGCGTTCGGATCGGGGCCGCCCTCGATGGCCTCGCACACGGCCAGAGCATCGCCATCGACGGGACCTGCCTCACCGTCGAGGAGCACGACGAGGGGTGGTTCGAACTGTTCTGCTCGACCGAGACTCTCGACCGGACGACGCTCTCGACGATCGAAGCCGGCGACGCGGTCAACGTCGAACGTGCGTTGCCCGCCGACGGCCGGTTCGACGGCCACTTCGTTCAGGGTCACGTCGATGCGACCGCCGAACTCCGATCCGTGGAGCGCATCGACGACGACTGGGAGTTCGCGTTCTCGCTGCCCGAACCGGTCGCGCGCTACGTCGTCGAGAAGGGCTCGATCACCGTCGACGGCATCAGTCTCACGGTCGCCGACCTCCGTCCGGACTCGTTTTCGGTCGCCGTGATCCCGGCGACGTACGAGCTGACGACCCTGAGCGAGAAGACGCCAGGCGATCCGGTCAACCTCGAAGTCGACGTGATCGCGAAGTACGTCGAACGCCTCACGGAGGGGTATCGATAG
- a CDS encoding HVO_0416 family zinc finger protein, giving the protein MATAPNDADAEVDEFLAQRGHETGSPGWEESYNKKQCPDCGGLHASDATTCTVCGWTPRSA; this is encoded by the coding sequence ATGGCGACCGCACCCAACGACGCCGACGCCGAGGTCGACGAGTTCCTCGCGCAGCGCGGCCACGAAACCGGGTCGCCGGGATGGGAGGAGAGCTACAACAAGAAGCAGTGTCCGGACTGTGGGGGACTCCACGCGTCCGACGCGACCACCTGCACGGTGTGTGGCTGGACACCGCGATCGGCCTGA
- a CDS encoding DUF7533 family protein — protein MGIISTFGTVITLVLALPVAMLGTLFLIQGQTMSGIAMIAVAVLMFAVKTYVTTPDDLPAMAAERTVGTIAKDPDDEGDQN, from the coding sequence ATGGGCATCATCAGCACGTTCGGAACGGTCATCACGCTCGTCCTCGCGCTGCCAGTCGCGATGCTCGGAACGCTCTTTCTGATCCAGGGCCAGACCATGTCGGGCATCGCGATGATCGCCGTCGCGGTGTTGATGTTCGCAGTCAAAACGTACGTCACCACGCCGGACGATCTGCCGGCGATGGCGGCCGAACGGACCGTCGGCACGATCGCGAAGGATCCGGACGACGAGGGAGACCAGAACTAA